Genomic DNA from Pempheris klunzingeri isolate RE-2024b chromosome 22, fPemKlu1.hap1, whole genome shotgun sequence:
AATTTACTAAATTAACATCAGACTATGTTAAAGAAGACgtgaaactagcgactgagacgCATTAGGAAAGATTGCTCAGAGACTTCCACACAACTGGACTTCTTTTTGGAgtcagtggagtcgccccctgctggccattagaaagaatacAGGTTTATGGCTCACATGGTGCTTTAACTGTGGTGActcttgtttttacactttttgtacagattaaacaaataagattAGACGTGTGAATCAGTTAGAGGTGCAAGTAGACAGACTTTTTTAACCCATGGCCAAAGCCAGGCTAGCGGTTTTCCTCGTTTCCAAGCTCAGCTGATGGTCTGCTGGCTTCAGCTTCCAATTTACAGCATAGACATGAGAGTGCTATTGATCTCATCTCATCTAACACTCAAAAGAATGAATATTTTCAGTCCATCTACCAACCAAAGTCTGTTTGTGATAATTAAAGTCAGTAAAATTATTGGTATCCTTACATCTTACAGgttaaaactaacaaaaaaaacatttacagtgatatttttgcattgtgaatgaaaacatttttggtttCTTCTCCCGTGGCAGGCGTCTTAACACCTCCAGCCTGCTGTGCGACTGCCAGCTGAAGTGGCTTCCCGTCTGGGTGGCAGAACAAACCTTCCTGCCCTGCGTCAATGCCAGCTGCGCCCACCCACAGATGCTGAAGGGCAGGAGCGTGTTCGCCGTCAGCCAGGaggagtttgtgtgtggtgagtgATGCATTCACTTAGTATAacacctttacacacacacataccgtAATGCcttaaaaacagccatttatGCGTAGCAGGTTTTCCATTTACAAACTGACCCAGATTGTTCAATATTTTCCTCCCTGACTCCTGGACGAGGTAATGAGTCTCATGAAGGGACCATTATGGAAATTTACTAAGTTTTCAGCTTTCCTGGTTACTGTCAGAGAGAACTACTGGGGAAATGTATCAGTTCAGTTTTTCCCCTTTCAGAGCTTCATCTGCCAACAAAACGCCAAAAAAGCACCAAACGTCGAGAATTATTCCCAACATGAACACTTTCATATGGAAATTTTAAATCCATTTTCTTTTGGTTTCTAGATGACTTCCCAAAGCCTCAAATCACTGTGCAGCCGGAGACCCAGTCAGCCCTCAAAGGCAGCAACGTGACATTCGTCTGCTCGGCAGCCAGCTCCAGCGACTCGCCCATGACCTTCGCCTGGAAGAAAGACAATGAGGTCCTGAACGACGCCGAGATCCACAACCAGGCTCACCTGCGGGTGCAGGGTGGCGTGGGAGGTGAGACGGAGGTGACGGAGTATACGACCACCCTGCAGCTGCGTAACGTGGAGTTCTCCAGCGAGGGGAAGTACCAATGCGTCATCTCCAACCACTTTGGATCGTCCTATTCCACCAAAGCCAGGCTCACTGTCAACAGTAAGTTTGGAACGGGAGAAACCAGTTGTTTGGCTTATGTCTCCATCTACAAGGTGCACACAATGTCTGTCAAAGTCTTAAACGATCAAAATGTAAggtatttctctctttctctcattcccAGTGCTCCCATCTTTCACCAAAATGCCAATGGACCTGAGCATCCGCGCAGGAGCAACAGCCAGGCTGGAATGCGCCGCCGTGGGTCACCCATCGCCTCAGATCGCCTGGCAGAAAGATGGAGGCACCGACTTCCCAGCCGCTCGCGAACGCCGTATGCACGTCATGCCGGAGGACGATGTGTTTTTCATAGTGGATGTCAAGACCGAGGACATCGGTGTTTACAGCTGCACGGCTCAGAACACAGCTGGAGCTATTTCTGCAAATGCTACGCTAACTGTTCTAGGTAAGAAGACCAGTATGAAGGATAGATGAACTCTGCACACTGATGAGTCTCTCTAATGTTGGTTTGGTTCCTCGTCACACTAACCTATTCTTCTGCGGTGGTCCTTCTTACAGAAACGCCCTCCTTCCTACGGCCCCTCATGGATCGCACCGTGGCAAAGGGTGAAACCGCCGTCCTCCAGTGCATAGCCGGCGGCAGCCCTCCCCCGAGGCTAAACTGGACCAAAGACGACAGCCCGCTGGTTGTGACCGAGCGCCACTTCTTCGCAGCTGCCAACCAGCTCCTCATCATCGTTGACGCTGCCGAGGCTGATGCGGGAAAGTACACCTGTGAGATGTCCAACACGCTGGGCACAGAAAGGGGCAACGTCCGCCTCGCAGTCCTACCGAATCCCAACTGCGACTCTGGAGTGCAGGGCGGCATGGGAGTCGGCGTCGTGGGTGGGGCAGGATCGGACGATGATGGGTGGACCACAGTGGGAATTGTCATCATAGCCGTGGTGTGCTGCGTGGTGGGCACATCGCTGGTTTGGGTGGTCATCATCTACCACACCCGGCGACGCAGTGAGGACTGCAGCATCACTAACACAGGTTGGTTCATGACGGTGTTTCGTTTTCCATTTCATAAGTATCACTTATCCTCCAAGTACCTGaatctcctcttctttccttgtgtacatttaaaaatggtaaaaaagtGTATGATTTAACTGGCTGTCCTTGTGCTCCAGATGAGACCAACCTGCCTGCCGACATCCCCAGCTACCTGTCCTCCCAGGGAACGCTCGCTGACCGACAGGATGGCTACATCCCATCAGAGAGTGGCAGCAGCCATCAGTATATGGCTTCGTCAATTAGCGGCTTCTACCTGCAGCCAAAAGACATGAATGGTAAAACCCCTGCCCTTTCTCCTTTGTCCTGAATTTGAGTCCTTCTGCAGCAGCAAGTTTTTCTTATACGGTTCTGTTCCTTCACCCACACAGGTCTTTGTCAGctggacacaggaagtgaagcagACATGGAGGCAGCTATCGATCCTCTGCTCTGCCATTATCAAGGTCCGATCAGCTCACTGCTTCGCAGAGACAACATGTACTCCACTGACCCATCCGAGGTCTTCACGGGTCCGTACAGATTTTACTGtactgtccaaatatttcttACATCTGGGTTTTGTCTCTCACTTTCTAAAGGAACTAATGATTTTAATTTTTCCACCCCTCAGGCTGTTCCATCGATCAAAGGCCGGTCTGCGTCGACTCCTACAGTGGCAGCCTGACCAGCCCGAAAAGGAGGGACTACTTCCTGTCAGAGCATTTTGACCTCTGCTCCTCTACTGTCCTGATGCAGCTCCCCAACGCCAGTCTCCATCACGCTCCCTCCCACCAGCAGACTGACCGCCGACCATCCACGGAGGACGGAGAAGCCAACGACTATGGGAGACCTCATGAGTGTCTTTCCCAATGCAACACCTTCATGGGTAGGTCTTAAGTTAATCAGTTGTCAGGACTTTTGCAGATTTTGCCTGTTAGCTGCTCTGACTTCTCTCACCTTTCTGGCTCAGGAACATTTGGGAAAGCTCCCTGGAGGCCTCACAAGGACCTGTACACGGGATTCGGCCCGCCGTCAGTGACGCATAATGGAATTACTCTGCACGAGAATCCTTACGCCGCTCCGGACACCGATTCAGACCTTGAGGAGAACGGTCTCACCAAGGACTTGGCGTCAGAGCAGATCAGCGGCATTTATGAACAGCCGTTTGACTGCAGCAGGACTGATCCCATCCCACAGCGCAGAACGAGCACTTAGCCAAgtgactcttttctttttcatgaaGAGGACGAccaaataaatgaacatttctACCTCACTGAATGGACGCTTTTGCAATAAAGGACTCCTCAAATGTGCAACAAGTGAATGTAAAGGACAGTTTGATGTTCCTAGAGAAAAGTAAAAGGGAGCATATTAACAGCTTCAGTTAAATAATATagattatatacattttttatataaagtttattatattttgtaaattgtaTATAAACAGATTCCATTATTTTTGCTTACTTTTTGTGTATGAGTATTTTGCAGCCCTGCCTATTCAGTTATCCCAGCTTTGAATAAAGCAGTGTTTTGCACATgtgtaaacaataaaaaaaacacctaaatGGGTGCTGCTACATTCACGACAAGCGCTGCAAGTCTTCCATGATGTGACTGTCTTTATCATGTAGGAGACGTACGAGAGATTTACAGGACGTGGTTCTGGCGGTGGGTGTTGCACGCCGACCTTTTAGAGCTGAACCACAGACCGCCAAGGACGCCTCAGGTCTGTCATCAGTCAGCCCCCCCACCGAGAGAGAGACGCAGACGGAGAGGACGTTTAACTGTTTGGCATCAAAGCCTGGTTCCATGTGGGACTGGACAatatttacaaatataaatCAACTTTCACCAGGACCATGTGGTAATGATACAATCTTTTGATATGGATCCAAACATTATCCAAATGAATGATTCCAAGATAAAGACTTATTCTGAGCATAATTGCCATTTTGTAATTTAACTAAATACTGGAAACTCTCCATAGTAATATCCTGACAATGGTAGTAACAATATAGTCTGTCCCTACTGTAGTTCAGTGGTCTTTAATAGACAGACTGTTGTGATGAGCCTCAGCTAGAGGACCAGGAGTGAgctttactactactactactactactactactgataccaGTACTAATGCTAATGATTGTACTATATTAGTACTATGGGGTCACCGTTTACCTCCACTACTACTGATTGAGTTCCTCTTATTATTGACAGCAAGTCATTTTGTACTAAGACACAAATAATGCACACAAATTATGCTCATACACAATATTACTAGTATCACTGCTTAACTAGTTCTACCACTGTAACAAACATTACTGCAGTACTAATTACTATGAAAGTACACACAGTTACTACACTGTTACTATAACATTACTGCTGTGACTCATAACGCTGTACTAGTTAAGTAAAACTATCCCTGCAACTGCTGCTACCacaagtagtagtagtagagaGGTAGTAGTGGTTGCTgagagataagataagagaagaTAAGCCTTCATTCATCCCACgttggggaaatttgcaaatttgcaaatttgcagcagcaaagaacaagaataacaggtgcctatataagtagaatataatataaatagaataaaaaagctctgcagtatatacaaatataacaaagagtACTGTAGTAGAATGGATGAAGTACGAGTGGATAAGTACTAAAATGAGAACtagtagtaatactagtatTGATAGCAGTGGTTATAGTAACAGTAGGTTCAACggcaaaaataaatatcagtATAGGTTCAGATTTTTTCAGGCGTGCTCACATGCCTGTCGAAAGAGTTAGTCGTCAGATTCCTCCAGTTCACACTGGCCATGAAGTTATCACAACACGTGGAGGAGGTGAGCAGCACAATCTTTAGTCTTTCGACGCCTTTTGTGTAAAAGTTCGGCTGTTATGATGCTTCAGCAGTGTCAGTGGGCCATACTGGGTGGATATTTCCCTAAGTTACAGTCTTCTACAGCCAAATTCCTCCTCTTTGTGTTACTGTCTCTCCACAGAGGGAATTTTGTACCAAAAATACTAAACTTGTGAGTACTGcattcaaatatataaaagaaataacatacagacttgaaaaaatccaacaacaaacaaacaatactAGTAGCACAACTGGTACCTTTGCTACTATCTCAGCTAATGTTTATGCAGCCAACTATAATTCCCCACCGTGACCAACAACACTGCGGTAACCACTATCATTAATAATCATTCCATTAAACCTGATGCTCATAATTAAATACTACTTAAGATAATTCTATGTAATTTATATTGAACCCACAAATTGCTGTTAGAACAGTATGGCATAATATAACTAACTCCAAACTAGACTCTCTCTGTTTGCTGGATGACTcaccccctctgcctccctcccacCTCCATCCCCCCAGCCCTTCTCGCTCGGCGGTTTGTTGTTTCAGGCCTCTCCTCTTCAACATGAGGGAAAAAGGTGTGCTTGTGCACCAGGCTAGCTGTTGAAACTTGCACTTGGAAAGCGTCTTGCGGCTCCCTGCCTGCCACAGTGGAGTTGTGTTTACGAAATGGCAGATTCACGATGGTGGTGCCAGCAGTTTGGAGGGGATTTAGTCAGATCCCCTATCCAGGGGCAGTTGGTTCAGCCTTGCGTTTAATCTGGCAGCATGCAAAGAAGTGGAGTGTAAAGTGGTAAAatggacttctttttttttttttgctataatCACAAACACCCTAAAAGTCTGTGTTTGGATTCTCACTCAGTTTGTGTATGGAAATGCTGATGATGAGATTTGCTTTCACAGGATGTGTTATTTCGCTGCCATCCTTCTGGCTGACTAATGTTTAAGTACACCTGGCTGTTGGCTTGTGCTGGTTTCTATGCCTTTACCCCACTGTAAAGGAATGAGGGGGGTTTGTTGGAAGTCTTGCCAGTTCTTTGAGGAGGCTGCGATTAGGACAAGATGGTGGAgccacacacatccaaacacctgggaaacagctgctgctgatgctgctgggGCAACATTCAAGGACCAGTCCACTTCTGGCTAACAGCCTTATCTCAGTGTGAAGTTGTGTCAGGTTAGAGGAGCAACTGTGCCTACAAACCTGATCCCCCAGGATGGATAAGTGGCGGCTTGTAGTGATAAATGATAAACTCAGTGGATTCCGATCCACTTCTCATTGAGTACAATGTGCTGATGTTTATAGGACTGACATCTTGTATTGTTTGGAAGTACATTTTCAAACCTTTGTGTGGGCAAAATGATGTATGAAGAGCTGGTGATCTATGTAAGTTGTCTATAAACAGATGTCAGACCAGAAGAGAAAGGGCAACTTTTAGTAGTTGTGGTCACAGTCCCACTGGAGCAGCGGCCCCCCCCTTTAAGGAAAAAGCCGCCTTAAAATACTTCAGCATCGCTATGACACACCTTTTGTCATCTAGTTTGGTGTATTTTCTTGGTCCTACTCAGCTAAATATGGAGGATTTGACATgacatcagaacaatggaaaaGGCTGATCTGGGAGGTGCAGTTTCAGAGTTTTAATGTAAATCAGATGCTGCACAAGAGTTTGTAGTACAACTCTGGAAAGTTATGATTGTGCCAATTATTTTGTCTATGGTCACAATGATTGCATGGTAAACAGAAATACTGTTCATGCCACAAAGTATTCTAACGGGAATGCTTGCACGTATTTGATTGGCCACCGCAGCAACTTGCCAAGTGACTCTGGTGTTGTGGTCTGTCAAGATGAGCCAGGTTCAAAGCTACGTTCAGCTTGTTTGCTGGATGACATTCCTGTAGCGGAGACCTCTGTCTTCGCACCCTTGTTGCATTGTTAGTCTGGCCTCGTCCAAAGAATGAGGGGACTGAGAAGTCAGGATATGTCTGACAAAAGTTTTAACAAGCTGTAATCGATTATTTTGGACACTTGGGGGCAATGCAACAAGctgaacacacaacactgacataaaGCCCattattcactctccttttagctctgttttggtctccaccaagaAATATCTAGCTTGCTAGCTCCTAAATGCTTCACTATGCTCAGctgctagttgctaactttgtctgtttaGTGAAACgggtagtgtacagtgggctTTTAGAACATTTTTGCCTAAAACAGCTGCCTACTGAGGCCAAAAGCCATGAGAGCGAACCAAAACAGCTTAAAGACGCACTTTGTAAGATTTGGCCACCTGctacaaataacacacacatagaacatgCTGCATATACAATTAAATTTAGAATAGAAGGGGATctagtataaaataaaatgaaaacaatacacagagttttacaaatataaacacCCGAATATACGCACCAAATGTGTActactacttcttcttcttccctcgtGTTGTATTGAGGTCGGACTCGATGCTACGGTGACTCACTATCACCCCTGAGGAACAAAGTGAATACCACCTTACCAGACAGCACAGGCTGGAGCTAACTAGCTACCACGTGAATGCTTTAAACTAAAGTTCTGGTTACAGTTGTACCTTGAAGTACTTGAAAAACTATGGGGTTGGATTATTAGTGAGTCAGACAAGACCAAAGGCTTCAGCGCTTCATGTCTCTTTCTACACCCATATACATACTGAATACAAGTTCCCACATGTTTTACGGGAGTAGTCAATAGACATCATGAAGGAAATCTCTGACTGGAGTAGAATTAGGCAGGGCAGGTTGAGGGGAAACAGATAAAgtgttatattttattacaaaataacTCCTGGGTTGTGTTGAAAAACCCAAAATTGGTGACGTTAACCATGTAAGAGGATCTGATGTGGAGTTTTCCTTGAACTGCCTCAAGGTCAAGGTCACTTAATGGCAACTGTGGGAAGAAAGTTTCCTCCCTTTTCAGAGTTTAGCAGATGGTCTGGGGGATTCAAACTCTTCTCAACAGTTTGTGATACCCTTTTTGTAGGAAAGGTTTTACACATGACTTAACTATGCATGTTACAATTAAGCGGGTGGATGTAATTCCCCTCAGAATGGTTTATTTACTCCTTAAAGAAAGTCTCTGAAATTGCCGCAACCAAAAAACAATTTGTGGCCTAACAAGCGACTGAGGCGTAGAGGGTTTCCACTTTTAAAAGACGCTGTGAATCCAGGAGactcctgctgagtctgcagcCAGCGACAACCTTCACATTTCCAGCCggggggagaaagaaaacaccGGCCAGATTGCAGAATAATTTCCCCTCTTTGATTCTGCGTCCAGAGAAATGAGACAGGAAGTTGACGATTCCTCCAGACCACCAATGACTGGCAGACGACTGATGGAGTTTGCCACCCCCTGGTCTCAGATCAGCGTCTGATCTCCATTCTCTGACCCCGGACTGTTCACGTTAGCAGTCAGACACTGATCTAAGTTCAGCTCCTCGGGCTATCTCTGCTCTCCGCACCCCAGAGACTGAGCCAAGAAAATGAATTTAGCATGCCACAGCCTTATCTCATTGCCAGACACTCTGAATTTTGTAGCTAATTTGCTTTCATTATTGCCAGATGTGGTGACATGCAGACAGatgtttattatattaaatagCTGAAGGCGACTCGCAGAAATTATTATTCCTCTGTTATGAAGCTCAGGAAATCTGCTGGAGGATTGGTGTCTGACTTTTACAACCACTGAGCTCGTTTTAACATTCAATATGCTTCGTCAGTACTAGAacacagattttttaaaaatgaggtGACCCCAGCTTTTGGTATGTGAGGTCGCACTCGCTTTGGGTCAGACTGCCCAACTGTTGACAGACAAATCCAGCAagatttgtgttgtgttgctttCACGGGTGGTTTTCACTCTCCCTGGCTGATCTTTTGGGTTTTCCTCGTATGTGACAAAACATTTCGATCATTCACAGATTATCTTCAAGCATGGTGAGACTCCTCTGACCATATCGAATCACAGAAACAGCATTCGCTCAGTGCAAACACCAGCTGAAGCCAACTTCAGCTTGGAAACACTGAGCTGCAGAAATCCCACGGTCATATAATATGTTCACACGAGTTGCCATCAGTGTGAATCCCAGCACGGACTCCATAAAACCCCATCAGACCCCATCAGACCATCTCTTTTCAATCTCCAATCCAGCCACGGCTCTTTGTATGattaaaaacatacacaagGGCTTTGCATCTTGCAGATGTTGCCATAAATCACCGGTTGGCCCTGCCTCTGCAACTGGCTGCCTGACAAATGTTCCACAATAACTGTGgcccccaccccacccttccagtaaaagagaaaaaaagaaaaggggcaaaagagaaagaaaaaaaaaggcctggAATTTCTGCCCGGCTGCTTGTAACTCTTTCAGGACTATTGTAAAGTCTGAGCCATGTCAGCACAGGTGGAAACCTGAAGGGTCGTAAAGCCAGAAAGGAAAAAGAGCCTACTCACTCCAGGCTTTCTCTCTCCCAACAATGTCTTAAACTCCCCGCTGTCCCAGCCAACCCTCCACTGTGACTAATTCCACACAAATCTAAGGAGCTAAATCAGTCAGGCTGTCTGTGCGCCTGTGGACAGCAGTAACCGACACCCCCACGCCTGTAAAAGACACAACCATAATGGCTGATACGGAGACCAAGCTGTGAATCACAGTCTGTGAGGCACTGGAGAGAGATGCTGTCTGTAGGCACTTTCAAGCTCAACCCCCATCCTGCTACTTTAACAAGTTTCACACTGATACTAAGAGGA
This window encodes:
- the lrig3 gene encoding leucine-rich repeats and immunoglobulin-like domains protein 3, which translates into the protein MCSPPQPRSLASFAVLFLLVLRLQRGCGARTGTCPPPCACSGELLDCSRLKRGQIPDTIPEWTVQLDLSHNKMQVLDSTLFSKLQHLTEIKLNHNELEAIPDLGPYASNITTLILANNRITRISEEQLRPFLALETLDLSNNNIVDIKAGSFPALPLKNLFLNNNRISSLETGCFTNLSSSLQVLRLNRNRLSTIPAKIFQLANLQHLELSRNRVRRVEGLTFQGLHALRSLKMQRNGLSRLMDGAFWGLSNMEVLQLDYNNLTEVSKGWLYGLRTLQQLHLGHNAISRIRPDAWELCQKLSELNLSSNHLSRLEESSFVGLSLLDELHIGNNRVSFIADGAFRGLSSLQMLDLQNNEISWTIEDMNGPFSALDKLKKLFLQGNQIRSVTKKSFSGLDALQHLDLSNNAIMSVQANAFSQMKNLQELRLNTSSLLCDCQLKWLPVWVAEQTFLPCVNASCAHPQMLKGRSVFAVSQEEFVCDDFPKPQITVQPETQSALKGSNVTFVCSAASSSDSPMTFAWKKDNEVLNDAEIHNQAHLRVQGGVGGETEVTEYTTTLQLRNVEFSSEGKYQCVISNHFGSSYSTKARLTVNMLPSFTKMPMDLSIRAGATARLECAAVGHPSPQIAWQKDGGTDFPAARERRMHVMPEDDVFFIVDVKTEDIGVYSCTAQNTAGAISANATLTVLETPSFLRPLMDRTVAKGETAVLQCIAGGSPPPRLNWTKDDSPLVVTERHFFAAANQLLIIVDAAEADAGKYTCEMSNTLGTERGNVRLAVLPNPNCDSGVQGGMGVGVVGGAGSDDDGWTTVGIVIIAVVCCVVGTSLVWVVIIYHTRRRSEDCSITNTDETNLPADIPSYLSSQGTLADRQDGYIPSESGSSHQYMASSISGFYLQPKDMNGLCQLDTGSEADMEAAIDPLLCHYQGPISSLLRRDNMYSTDPSEVFTGCSIDQRPVCVDSYSGSLTSPKRRDYFLSEHFDLCSSTVLMQLPNASLHHAPSHQQTDRRPSTEDGEANDYGRPHECLSQCNTFMGTFGKAPWRPHKDLYTGFGPPSVTHNGITLHENPYAAPDTDSDLEENGLTKDLASEQISGIYEQPFDCSRTDPIPQRRTST